The following are encoded together in the Vibrio zhugei genome:
- a CDS encoding YajG family lipoprotein, with translation MRKLVLAASIALLSACSTPQQQVNFVPKPTTSQSPVTQNASFTLTSKDVRSAQYIALVDSGRNQIEPIHARQNVRIAIENAVKDQFQSQGFNVTVNSKNSVNVEIENALVKVKHSILDNEMTAKVVIEVTAQSPTGRLVKTFTGTANRTAALSASVQDVQMVFNDVVNNVLKEMANDTELRQYMKERFHG, from the coding sequence ATGAGAAAACTGGTTCTTGCGGCGTCTATCGCCCTACTGTCAGCATGTTCGACGCCCCAACAACAAGTCAATTTTGTCCCGAAACCGACGACGAGCCAATCGCCAGTGACACAAAACGCGTCATTTACCTTGACCAGTAAAGACGTACGCTCCGCTCAATACATTGCTTTAGTCGACAGCGGCCGCAATCAAATCGAACCGATCCATGCTCGTCAAAATGTGCGTATTGCGATTGAAAACGCCGTCAAAGACCAATTTCAGTCACAAGGCTTTAATGTCACCGTTAACAGTAAAAACTCGGTAAACGTCGAAATTGAAAATGCCCTAGTAAAAGTTAAGCATTCCATTTTAGACAATGAAATGACCGCGAAAGTCGTCATTGAAGTCACGGCGCAATCGCCAACTGGCCGCTTGGTGAAAACCTTCACTGGTACCGCCAATCGTACCGCCGCACTCAGTGCATCAGTCCAAGATGTACAAATGGTGTTTAATGATGTGGTCAATAATGTCTTGAAAGAAATGGCGAACGATACTGAACTTCGTCAATACATGAAGGAACGTTTCCATGGCTAA
- a CDS encoding MDR family MFS transporter, which yields MSNVNVDKKVFLSIFSTVFLPMFLAAIDQTLLATATPDIVRDLGGMQLASWIVIGYMLTGAATIPIYGWLGDQFGRRNMLVLALGIFAFGSVFCALSNSMLQLVIGRILQGVGSGGLMSLSQALIGEVVPPRQRARFQGYFSAFFALSSISGPVLGGVVVTYLSWQWLFWFNLPLIALGVYRLSRLQTTVQPATRRRIDLYGLMLFPILTAVIIYWLSSGGHYFAWDSLTSIALLGIFIFTFVVFVWQQKRTQDSFLPLHLLVKKEIHRPLMSAFMFAGCLFLLAFFLPIFLQVALGLNAAQAGVHMIPLSAGVICGAYTTGKLISYYGVPKYIPVVGMSFTAVNLLLLGGLVPTANLVSGLAFLCGCGLGTVMPSTQLTIQTIAGKSHLGRITAMGGLSRSLGASVGTAMFGTLIYSLIPGFGVSSSINVLVNAPHDVVVGAFQWGFKAAALLAVVCAINALCVPRIHLDDYAFDDTPPNKR from the coding sequence ATGTCTAATGTGAACGTTGATAAGAAAGTCTTTCTTAGTATCTTTTCTACTGTGTTTTTACCCATGTTTTTGGCCGCCATTGATCAGACGCTACTGGCAACGGCGACGCCAGATATTGTGCGTGATTTGGGCGGAATGCAACTGGCTTCGTGGATTGTCATTGGCTACATGCTCACTGGGGCGGCCACGATCCCCATTTATGGCTGGTTAGGCGATCAATTTGGACGGCGCAATATGCTGGTGTTAGCGCTCGGCATCTTTGCTTTTGGTTCCGTGTTTTGTGCACTCTCAAATAGCATGTTGCAATTAGTGATAGGGCGAATATTGCAAGGCGTGGGAAGTGGCGGCTTGATGAGTTTATCGCAAGCCTTAATTGGTGAGGTGGTCCCTCCTCGACAGAGAGCGCGTTTTCAGGGCTATTTTTCTGCATTTTTTGCTTTATCGAGCATTAGTGGTCCGGTGTTGGGCGGCGTTGTGGTGACTTATTTGAGTTGGCAATGGTTATTTTGGTTTAACTTGCCCCTGATCGCGCTGGGAGTCTATCGCTTAAGTCGTTTGCAAACCACGGTGCAACCCGCCACCAGACGCCGTATTGATTTATACGGATTAATGCTTTTTCCTATTTTAACCGCCGTGATTATTTATTGGCTGTCTTCCGGTGGGCATTACTTTGCGTGGGACTCGTTGACCAGTATCGCCTTACTCGGGATTTTTATATTCACCTTTGTTGTTTTTGTCTGGCAGCAAAAACGCACCCAAGATTCTTTCTTACCGCTGCATCTATTAGTCAAAAAAGAAATTCATCGCCCCCTCATGTCGGCGTTTATGTTTGCCGGATGTTTATTTTTATTGGCGTTTTTCCTCCCCATTTTTTTGCAGGTCGCGTTAGGTTTGAACGCAGCGCAAGCTGGTGTGCATATGATTCCCTTGTCTGCGGGGGTGATTTGTGGCGCGTATACCACGGGGAAACTTATTAGTTATTATGGCGTCCCCAAATACATTCCAGTGGTCGGTATGAGTTTCACCGCCGTGAATTTGTTGTTATTAGGGGGACTTGTGCCCACTGCGAATTTGGTCAGTGGCTTAGCCTTTTTATGTGGTTGTGGGTTAGGCACCGTCATGCCATCGACTCAGTTAACGATTCAGACGATTGCAGGCAAGAGTCACCTTGGTCGCATCACCGCGATGGGCGGACTCTCACGTTCACTCGGGGCATCAGTCGGTACGGCGATGTTTGGGACTTTAATCTATTCGTTGATTCCCGGGTTTGGTGTCAGTAGTTCGATTAATGTATTGGTCAATGCACCCCATGATGTGGTGGTCGGTGCGTTTCAGTGGGGATTCAAAGCGGCCGCGCTTCTTGCGGTTGTGTGCGCCATCAATGCGTTGTGTGTGCCGCGAATTCACTTAGATGACTATGCGTTTGATGACACGCCCCCTAATAAGCGTTGA
- a CDS encoding NADH:ubiquinone reductase (Na(+)-transporting) subunit B produces MGLKKFLEDIEPNFEPGGKHERWFALYEAAATVFYTPGLVTKKSSHVRDSIDLKRIMIMVWLAVFPAMFFGMYNVGGQAIAALNHMYSGDQFTAIINGDWHYWFTQMLGGTMGTDAGWGSKMLLGATYFLPIYATVFIVGGFWEVLFCMVRKHEVNEGFFVTSILFALIVPPTLPLWQAALGITFGVVIAKEIFGGTGRNFLNPALAGRAFLFFAYPAQLSGDVVWTAADGFSGATALSQWSQNGGGSLMNTATGHTISWMDAFLGNIPGSIGETSTLALLIGAAVIVYMGIASWRIIAGVLIGMIAISSLFNAIGSDTNPMFAMPFYWHLVLGGFAFGMFFMATDPVSASFTNKGKWVYGALIGAMCVLIRVVNPAYPEGMMLAILFSNLFAPLFDHFVVESNIKRRLARYGKQ; encoded by the coding sequence ATGGGCCTTAAAAAGTTTCTTGAAGATATCGAGCCGAATTTCGAACCAGGCGGTAAGCATGAACGATGGTTTGCTCTGTATGAAGCAGCAGCAACAGTCTTTTATACTCCTGGCTTGGTGACAAAAAAAAGCTCGCACGTTCGTGATAGTATTGATTTAAAACGTATCATGATCATGGTTTGGTTAGCAGTATTTCCGGCAATGTTCTTTGGCATGTACAATGTCGGTGGACAAGCGATTGCTGCATTAAATCATATGTATTCAGGTGATCAATTCACCGCAATCATCAATGGCGATTGGCACTATTGGTTCACTCAAATGTTGGGTGGAACAATGGGGACTGATGCTGGCTGGGGTAGCAAAATGCTACTTGGTGCCACTTATTTCTTACCAATTTATGCCACAGTCTTCATCGTTGGTGGTTTTTGGGAAGTCTTATTCTGCATGGTGCGTAAGCATGAAGTGAACGAAGGTTTCTTCGTGACCTCTATCTTGTTTGCGTTGATCGTTCCACCAACATTGCCTCTTTGGCAAGCGGCATTAGGTATTACCTTTGGTGTGGTTATTGCCAAAGAAATCTTTGGTGGTACAGGTCGTAACTTCCTAAACCCAGCATTGGCTGGTCGTGCATTCCTATTCTTTGCTTACCCAGCGCAATTATCGGGTGACGTAGTTTGGACGGCAGCGGATGGTTTCTCAGGCGCCACAGCATTGAGCCAATGGTCTCAAAATGGTGGTGGTTCTTTGATGAACACCGCAACCGGTCACACCATTTCTTGGATGGACGCTTTCCTTGGTAATATCCCAGGTTCTATTGGTGAAACCTCCACGCTTGCGCTGTTGATTGGTGCGGCAGTGATCGTTTATATGGGTATTGCATCATGGCGTATTATTGCTGGTGTGCTTATCGGTATGATTGCGATTTCATCACTATTTAATGCGATTGGTTCTGATACCAACCCAATGTTTGCTATGCCTTTCTACTGGCACTTAGTTCTTGGTGGTTTTGCATTCGGTATGTTCTTTATGGCGACCGACCCTGTATCTGCTTCATTTACTAACAAAGGTAAGTGGGTGTATGGTGCATTAATCGGTGCGATGTGTGTGTTAATTCGTGTAGTTAACCCAGCATATCCAGAAGGCATGATGTTAGCGATTTTGTTCTCTAACCTCTTTGCCCCTCTGTTCGACCATTTTGTTGTGGAAAGTAACATTAAGCGGAGACTAGCGCGCTATGGCAAACAATAA
- the nqrE gene encoding NADH:ubiquinone reductase (Na(+)-transporting) subunit E — protein MEHYISLLVRSIFIENMALSFFLGMCTFLAVSKKVKTSIGLGIAVTVVLTISVPVNNLVYNLLLKPGALGEGIDLSFLNFITFIGVIAALVQILEMILDRFFPPLYNALGIFLPLITVNCAIFGGVSFMVQRDYNFGESIVYGFGSGLGWMLAIVALAGIREKMKYSDVPPGLRGLGITFITAGLMAIGFMSFSGIQL, from the coding sequence ATGGAACATTATATTAGCCTACTTGTAAGATCGATCTTTATCGAAAACATGGCATTGTCTTTCTTCCTTGGTATGTGTACATTTCTTGCCGTATCGAAGAAAGTTAAGACATCTATCGGTCTAGGTATTGCGGTCACCGTGGTTTTAACCATTTCTGTGCCAGTAAACAACCTAGTTTATAATCTGTTATTGAAACCTGGTGCACTGGGTGAAGGGATTGACTTAAGTTTCCTTAACTTCATTACCTTTATCGGTGTTATTGCGGCCTTGGTACAGATTCTAGAGATGATTCTGGACCGTTTTTTCCCACCATTGTACAACGCGCTTGGTATCTTCCTACCATTGATCACAGTTAACTGTGCCATCTTTGGTGGTGTATCTTTCATGGTACAGCGTGATTACAACTTTGGTGAATCGATTGTGTATGGTTTCGGCTCGGGTTTGGGTTGGATGTTAGCAATCGTCGCTCTTGCAGGTATCCGTGAGAAAATGAAGTATTCAGATGTGCCTCCTGGCCTACGTGGTTTGGGTATTACCTTTATCACAGCAGGTTTGATGGCGATTGGCTTTATGTCTTTCTCTGGTATTCAACTGTAA
- a CDS encoding Na(+)-translocating NADH-quinone reductase subunit A, translating into MITIKKGLDLPISGVPSQVISDGKTIKKVALLGEEYVGMRPTMHVREGDVVKKAQVLFVDKKNPGVKFTAPAGGKVIEINRGEKRVLQSVVIEVAGDEQVTFDKFEANQIAGLDRDAVRTQLIDSGLWTALRTRPFSKVPAVDSNTNAIFVTAMDTRPLAADPSVIINEQPEAFVAGLDVLAALTDGKVFVCKAADKLPRSSHSKVEEQVFAGPHPAGLPGTHMHHLYPVNGNNVAWSINYQDVIAFGKMFLTGELHTDRVISLAGPVVNKPRLVRTVMGASIDTIVENEIMKGEVRVISGSVLSGTIASGPHAYLGRYHLQVSVLREGREKEFLGWAMPGKNRFSVTRAYLSHLFKGQLFNMTTSTCGSERSMVPIGNYEKVMPLDIEPTLLLRDLCAGDSDSAQRMGALELDEEDLALCTFVCPGKYEYGELLRECLDKIEKEG; encoded by the coding sequence ATGATTACAATAAAAAAGGGTTTGGATCTCCCTATTTCAGGCGTTCCATCCCAGGTGATTAGTGATGGTAAAACCATCAAGAAAGTCGCCTTGCTTGGCGAAGAGTACGTTGGCATGCGTCCAACAATGCATGTTCGTGAAGGTGATGTAGTAAAAAAAGCTCAAGTTCTTTTTGTGGATAAGAAGAACCCAGGTGTAAAATTTACTGCACCAGCTGGCGGTAAAGTTATCGAAATAAACCGTGGTGAAAAGCGTGTACTTCAATCGGTTGTGATTGAAGTAGCAGGTGATGAACAGGTGACCTTCGATAAGTTTGAAGCCAATCAAATTGCTGGTCTTGACCGTGATGCGGTGAGAACCCAGCTGATTGATTCTGGTCTTTGGACAGCGTTGCGTACTCGACCGTTCAGCAAGGTTCCAGCAGTCGATTCTAATACAAATGCGATCTTTGTGACGGCAATGGACACGCGTCCATTGGCTGCCGATCCTAGTGTTATTATCAATGAGCAACCAGAAGCGTTTGTTGCGGGGCTTGATGTCCTAGCAGCGTTGACCGATGGTAAAGTTTTCGTTTGTAAAGCAGCCGATAAACTGCCTCGCTCATCTCACTCTAAAGTTGAAGAACAGGTATTTGCGGGGCCTCATCCTGCAGGTCTTCCTGGTACACACATGCATCATCTGTATCCAGTTAATGGAAACAACGTCGCATGGAGCATCAACTATCAAGACGTGATCGCGTTCGGTAAAATGTTCCTGACCGGTGAACTTCATACAGATCGTGTGATTTCGCTAGCGGGTCCTGTTGTGAATAAACCTCGTTTAGTTCGTACCGTTATGGGCGCGAGCATCGATACTATCGTTGAGAACGAGATCATGAAAGGCGAAGTGCGCGTTATCTCTGGTTCAGTGCTGTCGGGGACGATTGCATCTGGCCCACATGCGTATCTCGGCCGTTACCATTTGCAAGTTTCCGTTTTACGTGAAGGTCGTGAGAAAGAGTTTTTGGGCTGGGCGATGCCTGGTAAAAACCGTTTTTCTGTGACACGTGCGTACTTGAGCCACTTGTTTAAAGGTCAACTGTTTAACATGACCACTTCGACATGCGGAAGTGAACGTTCAATGGTGCCAATTGGTAACTACGAAAAAGTGATGCCATTAGATATCGAACCAACGTTGTTGCTTCGTGATCTATGTGCAGGTGATTCAGACAGTGCTCAACGCATGGGTGCATTAGAACTTGATGAAGAAGATCTAGCGCTGTGTACCTTTGTTTGTCCTGGTAAATACGAGTACGGTGAGTTACTTCGTGAGTGCCTGGATAAGATTGAGAAAGAAGGGTAA
- a CDS encoding BolA family protein — MTIHETIEQKLSQAFAPMHLAVENESHMHNVAPGSESHFKVTVVTDAFAGQRLLARHRQVNQVLADELANHIHALAIHTYTQQEWLERESVRPDSPSCMGGGH, encoded by the coding sequence ATGACAATTCATGAAACTATTGAGCAGAAATTGAGCCAAGCATTTGCGCCAATGCATTTAGCGGTAGAGAATGAAAGCCACATGCATAATGTCGCGCCAGGATCTGAAAGTCACTTTAAGGTCACCGTTGTCACTGATGCATTTGCCGGACAACGCCTGTTGGCTCGCCATCGTCAAGTGAATCAAGTTCTGGCGGATGAACTCGCGAATCACATTCATGCATTGGCCATTCATACTTATACTCAGCAAGAGTGGTTAGAGCGTGAAAGTGTTCGACCGGATAGCCCATCTTGTATGGGGGGCGGGCATTAA
- a CDS encoding methyltransferase yields MNTELTILDRQLTLHRFPANKNETLQAWDAGDEYLIHHLEEMALADNQHILVLNDHFGALSCWFSTRHRITVMSDSFIAHQGILNNLKHNHCPEVTCLTTMDAIPDDVNIVIMQIPRNNRHLVWQLSQLRQQIPSHCQVIAVNKARDIHTSTLALFERYLGQTHTSLAWKKHRLVFSQPDAAPVCVASEIEWSVDGEAIQLHNLPNVYSGESLDQGARFMLQHLPRDPKIQNIIDLGCGNGVLSVKLGQLNPEATLTCIDESYMAVASAQKNLQVNLGNDRQTHCLANNCLDGFDGANTDLVVCNPPFHQQQAITDHIAWQMFCDAKHVLCKTGKLMVIGNRHLRYDVKLARLFGKSHVKTVAGNKKFVILEATKS; encoded by the coding sequence ATGAACACTGAGCTCACGATACTAGACCGTCAACTCACCCTACATCGCTTTCCCGCGAATAAAAACGAGACACTGCAAGCATGGGATGCGGGAGATGAGTATCTCATACATCATCTTGAAGAGATGGCACTGGCTGATAACCAACATATTCTCGTGCTCAACGATCATTTCGGAGCCCTCAGCTGTTGGTTCTCCACTCGTCATCGCATTACCGTGATGAGTGATTCCTTCATTGCGCACCAAGGCATTTTGAATAACCTTAAACACAATCATTGCCCAGAGGTGACATGCCTCACTACCATGGATGCTATACCTGATGATGTGAATATCGTGATAATGCAGATCCCTCGCAATAATCGTCATTTGGTGTGGCAACTGTCGCAACTTCGCCAGCAAATACCGAGTCATTGTCAGGTCATTGCCGTCAATAAAGCGCGAGACATACACACCTCAACCTTGGCATTGTTTGAGCGTTACCTCGGTCAGACTCACACATCCTTGGCGTGGAAAAAACATCGTTTGGTATTTAGCCAACCGGATGCTGCCCCCGTTTGCGTCGCGAGTGAGATTGAATGGTCGGTCGATGGAGAAGCAATCCAGTTGCATAACCTTCCCAATGTCTATTCAGGTGAAAGTCTGGATCAGGGGGCTCGCTTCATGTTGCAGCATTTACCACGAGATCCAAAAATACAGAATATTATCGATTTAGGCTGTGGTAACGGTGTACTTTCTGTCAAGCTGGGTCAGTTAAATCCCGAGGCGACGTTAACATGTATTGATGAAAGCTATATGGCGGTTGCATCGGCACAAAAAAATTTACAGGTGAATTTAGGTAATGACAGGCAAACTCATTGCTTGGCCAATAACTGTCTTGACGGCTTTGATGGCGCGAACACAGACTTAGTTGTGTGCAATCCACCTTTTCACCAACAACAAGCGATCACCGATCATATTGCTTGGCAGATGTTTTGTGATGCTAAGCATGTCCTGTGCAAAACAGGAAAATTAATGGTTATTGGAAACCGTCACCTAAGGTACGATGTAAAATTAGCCAGACTTTTCGGCAAGTCACATGTTAAGACTGTCGCCGGCAATAAAAAATTTGTTATTTTAGAAGCAACGAAGAGTTAA
- a CDS encoding NADH:ubiquinone reductase (Na(+)-transporting) subunit D, whose amino-acid sequence MSSAKSLKQSLFEPVLDNNPIALQVLGVCSALAVTTQLQTAFVMTLAVMFVTAFSNFFVSLIRNHIPSSVRIIVQMAIIASLVIVVDQVLRAYLYDISKQLSVFVGLIITNCIVMGRAEAFAMKSSPIPSFIDGLANGLGYGFVLVTVGFFRELLGSGKLFGMEVLPLVKDGGWYQANGLMLLAPSAFFIIGLLIWVIRTVKPEQVEAKE is encoded by the coding sequence ATGTCTAGTGCAAAATCTCTTAAACAGAGCCTTTTTGAACCGGTATTGGATAACAACCCAATCGCCCTTCAGGTTCTTGGTGTCTGTTCAGCCTTAGCGGTAACGACCCAGCTACAGACGGCGTTTGTTATGACACTTGCGGTAATGTTTGTTACTGCATTTTCTAACTTTTTTGTCTCGCTGATTCGTAACCATATTCCAAGCAGCGTACGTATCATCGTACAAATGGCGATCATTGCCTCTTTGGTTATCGTGGTTGACCAAGTATTGCGAGCTTACCTATACGACATCTCGAAACAGCTGTCAGTATTCGTTGGTTTGATCATTACTAACTGTATCGTAATGGGTCGTGCGGAAGCCTTTGCAATGAAATCTTCTCCAATTCCATCATTCATTGACGGTTTGGCGAACGGCCTAGGATACGGTTTCGTATTGGTGACCGTCGGTTTCTTCCGTGAACTTCTCGGCTCAGGTAAGCTATTCGGTATGGAAGTGTTACCCTTAGTGAAAGATGGTGGTTGGTATCAAGCGAATGGCTTAATGCTGCTAGCGCCTTCTGCGTTTTTCATCATCGGCTTGCTGATTTGGGTCATCCGTACAGTGAAACCTGAACAAGTAGAAGCGAAGGAGTAA
- a CDS encoding peptidylprolyl isomerase, translating into MAKPWLLLLALLSAPVLAAPQVTFTTSLGPFTVELNPQQAPITVNNFLRYVKDGSYVGSQFHRVIPGFMAQGGGFDADLKRLNTYRPIKNEAGNGLTNDKATIAMARTQSPNSATRQFFINLADNDFLNYSRNSAGYAVFGHVTSGFDVVESMAKQPTHSVGFMKNVPTTPIVIKKVTYTP; encoded by the coding sequence ATGGCTAAACCTTGGTTACTGTTACTGGCTTTGCTCAGCGCTCCAGTATTGGCCGCCCCTCAAGTGACGTTTACCACGTCACTTGGACCATTTACCGTTGAACTCAATCCACAGCAAGCGCCTATCACAGTGAACAATTTTTTACGCTATGTAAAAGATGGCAGTTATGTGGGAAGCCAATTTCACCGAGTGATTCCCGGCTTCATGGCACAAGGCGGTGGCTTTGATGCGGATCTCAAACGCCTCAATACGTATCGTCCCATTAAAAATGAAGCGGGTAACGGGTTAACCAACGATAAAGCAACGATCGCTATGGCAAGAACCCAATCACCCAATTCAGCCACACGTCAGTTTTTCATTAACTTAGCGGATAATGATTTTCTCAACTATAGCCGCAACTCCGCAGGCTATGCCGTGTTCGGTCACGTCACGTCAGGCTTTGATGTTGTCGAGTCAATGGCTAAGCAACCCACTCACAGCGTGGGGTTTATGAAAAACGTACCGACCACTCCTATCGTGATCAAAAAAGTCACCTATACGCCGTAA
- a CDS encoding Na(+)-translocating NADH-quinone reductase subunit C: MANNNDSIKKTLFVVIALSLVCSIIVSVAAVGLRDKQDLNAALDKQSKILQVSGIDMSTGSVRELYKQHIVTKLLDFKTGKLVDKTDKGVAAADYNQRAAASSPKRSIRLPKDKDPAKIITRADYGLVYLVKKNNELSRLILPIHGNGLWSMMYAFVAVETDGNTIDGLIYYEQGETPGLGGEVENPKWRAQFVGKKLYDENHNPAIRIVKGGAPAGSKHGVDAISGATLTSNGVQRQFNFWLGDMGYGPFLAKVRDGGLKN, from the coding sequence ATGGCAAACAATAACGATAGCATTAAAAAGACGCTGTTTGTTGTTATCGCGTTGAGCTTAGTGTGCTCAATTATCGTATCGGTAGCGGCAGTAGGTTTACGTGATAAACAAGACCTAAACGCAGCATTAGATAAACAAAGTAAAATCTTGCAAGTATCTGGTATTGATATGAGTACAGGCAGCGTTCGTGAGCTGTATAAACAACATATCGTGACTAAACTGCTAGATTTTAAAACAGGTAAACTGGTCGATAAAACGGACAAAGGTGTCGCCGCCGCTGATTACAATCAGCGTGCTGCTGCTTCAAGCCCGAAACGGTCGATTCGATTACCTAAAGATAAAGATCCAGCGAAAATTATCACTCGTGCTGACTATGGCTTGGTGTACTTGGTTAAGAAAAACAATGAGTTGTCTCGTCTTATCCTACCTATCCATGGTAATGGCCTATGGTCGATGATGTACGCATTCGTGGCTGTTGAAACTGACGGTAACACTATTGACGGACTGATTTACTATGAACAGGGTGAAACTCCTGGATTAGGTGGCGAAGTAGAGAACCCTAAATGGCGAGCACAATTCGTCGGTAAGAAACTGTATGACGAAAACCACAATCCAGCGATTCGTATCGTGAAAGGTGGTGCGCCAGCAGGATCTAAGCACGGTGTCGATGCCATTTCGGGAGCGACATTGACCAGTAACGGGGTTCAGCGCCAATTTAATTTTTGGTTAGGTGATATGGGCTACGGGCCATTCCTAGCAAAAGTTCGTGACGGAGGTCTGAAGAACTAA
- a CDS encoding AmpG family muropeptide MFS transporter: MPLTPYPTLRQTLQSYMDRRLFWVFLLGCSSGFPWVLIGSAMSGWLTDAGLTLAQIGYFGSVFAVYAINFLWAPLVDRVKVPLFCHVLGQRRGWILFCQTVILIGTLYLAGVHPNQQLLLTSMIALLIATASATQDIAIDAFRIDSFPKSEESKLPQASAMSVIGWWTGYSLPGYLAFANADTQGWNMVFYGMAAVVGVLMVMTLLVKEPHTQREDLQNQAEERYEKVVHNRVVSWISVTVIEPFADFFRRNGFKVSMTILLFVFLFKIGEAFLGRMSIAFYKDIGFTNEQIGYYSKLIGWGATMLFTFLGSMVNVRFGIVRGLMVGGIAMSASNLMFAWIAQVGPNEHLFLAAIITDNFTTAFSTVAFVSFLTVLTGQAFSATQYALLASLGNFSRTTLSSISGQFAEYLNNWSLFFIFTALMVVPSLIMLYCLRHYFDDLLSKAQDRDN, translated from the coding sequence ATGCCGTTAACACCCTACCCAACTCTCCGACAAACACTGCAAAGCTATATGGATCGCCGTCTCTTTTGGGTATTTCTCCTCGGCTGCTCAAGCGGCTTCCCGTGGGTATTGATTGGTTCTGCGATGTCAGGATGGCTGACTGATGCAGGATTAACCTTAGCGCAAATTGGTTACTTCGGCAGTGTGTTTGCCGTCTATGCCATTAACTTTTTATGGGCACCGCTCGTTGACCGAGTGAAAGTCCCGCTATTTTGTCATGTCTTGGGTCAACGTCGTGGCTGGATTCTCTTTTGTCAAACCGTCATCCTCATCGGTACGTTATATCTCGCAGGCGTACATCCCAATCAGCAATTATTACTGACCTCAATGATTGCCCTACTCATCGCAACCGCTTCCGCTACTCAAGATATCGCAATTGATGCATTTCGTATCGACTCTTTTCCAAAGTCGGAAGAATCAAAACTGCCACAAGCCTCAGCGATGTCGGTGATTGGTTGGTGGACTGGCTACTCTCTACCCGGCTATTTAGCCTTCGCCAACGCAGATACCCAAGGCTGGAATATGGTGTTTTATGGTATGGCGGCGGTGGTTGGCGTACTGATGGTAATGACGCTCTTGGTCAAAGAGCCTCACACTCAGCGTGAGGATCTGCAAAATCAAGCCGAAGAACGTTATGAAAAAGTCGTCCATAACCGAGTGGTCTCATGGATAAGCGTGACAGTGATCGAACCCTTTGCTGACTTTTTCCGTCGCAATGGCTTCAAGGTCTCCATGACCATCCTGCTTTTTGTCTTTTTGTTTAAAATTGGTGAAGCCTTTTTAGGGCGTATGTCGATCGCGTTTTATAAAGACATTGGATTTACCAATGAACAAATAGGCTACTATTCCAAATTAATTGGCTGGGGCGCCACTATGCTGTTCACGTTTTTAGGCAGTATGGTGAACGTGCGCTTTGGCATTGTACGCGGTTTGATGGTTGGGGGAATTGCCATGTCGGCAAGTAATTTGATGTTTGCATGGATAGCGCAAGTGGGTCCCAATGAGCACCTGTTTCTGGCGGCCATTATTACCGATAACTTTACGACGGCCTTCTCAACCGTGGCCTTTGTGTCGTTCTTAACGGTCTTGACTGGGCAAGCGTTTTCCGCGACTCAGTATGCTCTATTAGCGTCATTGGGTAACTTCAGTCGAACCACGCTATCCTCAATCAGTGGGCAGTTTGCTGAGTACCTCAATAACTGGTCCTTGTTCTTTATCTTTACCGCTCTCATGGTCGTTCCTAGTCTTATCATGCTGTATTGTTTAAGACACTACTTTGATGATCTATTGTCTAAGGCGCAAGACCGCGACAACTGA